The Myxococcaceae bacterium genome includes a region encoding these proteins:
- a CDS encoding glutamine synthetase beta-grasp domain-containing protein, translated as MISFCEYIWLDGTKPVQALRNKTRMLDFSNSLPTLDSFPIWGFDGSSTHQASGSHSDLILKPAYFVNDPIRGENHYLVLCEVLNTDGTAHETNYRAKLRQELQNSPSDEQAMFGFEQEYTLYQGERPLGWPTEKELAPQGPYYCGIGSDRTFGRDLVEAHAFACAEANLAIYGINAEVMPSQWEFQIGYRGLQHEAADPLTISDQVWIARWLLIRLAEDGNITINWSCKPKANWNGAGMHTNFSTQAMRDPETGWSSIHQLVEALSKHHPEHLAEYGFGLEERLTGLHETSDINTFKMGACDRGASIRIPEPVANKKCGYIEDRRPGANADPYRISTRILKTLHAMNESCF; from the coding sequence ATGATCAGTTTCTGCGAATATATTTGGTTGGATGGTACAAAGCCGGTTCAAGCTCTCCGCAATAAAACCCGAATGCTGGATTTTTCAAACTCACTGCCAACTCTGGACTCGTTTCCAATTTGGGGATTTGATGGTTCTTCGACTCATCAAGCTTCGGGCAGTCACTCGGATCTGATTTTAAAACCCGCTTACTTTGTGAACGACCCCATTCGTGGAGAAAATCATTACTTGGTCTTGTGCGAAGTGTTGAACACCGATGGAACGGCCCACGAAACGAATTACCGTGCGAAACTTAGGCAAGAGCTTCAAAACAGCCCCTCAGACGAGCAAGCCATGTTTGGATTTGAGCAAGAATACACGCTGTATCAAGGAGAACGGCCCTTGGGCTGGCCAACAGAGAAAGAACTGGCTCCTCAAGGTCCTTATTATTGCGGCATTGGCTCGGATCGAACCTTCGGCCGTGATTTAGTTGAAGCGCATGCATTTGCTTGCGCCGAGGCCAACCTCGCCATTTACGGGATCAACGCCGAAGTGATGCCTTCGCAATGGGAGTTTCAAATTGGTTATCGAGGTTTGCAGCATGAAGCGGCGGATCCCCTTACAATATCAGATCAAGTCTGGATAGCTCGATGGCTTTTGATCCGTCTAGCCGAGGATGGCAACATCACAATCAATTGGTCCTGCAAGCCTAAAGCCAATTGGAATGGAGCCGGAATGCATACGAATTTTTCCACTCAGGCCATGCGAGATCCGGAGACAGGGTGGTCTTCGATCCATCAATTGGTTGAAGCTTTATCGAAGCATCATCCAGAGCATCTCGCAGAATACGGCTTTGGCCTCGAAGAACGCTTAACGGGTTTACACGAAACCTCCGATATCAACACATTTAAGATGGGTGCTTGCGATCGAGGAGCATCCATTCGTATTCCAGAACCGGTAGCAAACAAAAAATGCGGCTATATCGAAGATCGAAGGCCAGGAGCCAACGCAGACCCCTATCGTATTTCAACTCGCATCTTAAAAACCTTGCATGCTATGAATGAATCGTGTTTTTAA
- a CDS encoding P-loop NTPase, translating to MLKDILLKQFSEIRVPEFEKNIVELGWVRRIEIVEKKLQIDLVLPTFALRSKQDCAMAVKKAAMSELPMDTEVELNVFADVQAAVEQSIQKEGLADVKNIVLIVSGKGGVGKSTIAKNMALALAKMGCRVGLLDADVYGPSVPTLFDIPSDTSILGVPGPEGEGNYMLPIEKEGIKLMSIGFLVDTESAMIWRGPMIASASMQMFNNVAWGDLDYLVVDMPPGTGDIHLTVSQRVRTAGAVIVSTPHPLSKADVVRAKAMLDKMNIPAFGLIENMSYYLCEHCSQKHPMFRGEQESDLWSQLHVRNLGQFPLDPNLTHENSIYQDLAHEVATCMAQAAMNKPVPAKKKGHLTVLMN from the coding sequence ATGTTAAAGGATATTTTGTTAAAGCAATTTTCGGAGATTCGGGTTCCCGAATTTGAAAAAAATATTGTTGAACTGGGATGGGTCCGTCGAATTGAAATCGTCGAAAAAAAGTTGCAAATCGATTTGGTCTTGCCGACTTTTGCGCTGCGTTCAAAGCAAGATTGCGCGATGGCTGTAAAAAAAGCAGCTATGTCTGAGCTTCCTATGGATACAGAGGTCGAATTAAATGTTTTTGCAGATGTCCAGGCTGCAGTGGAGCAAAGCATCCAAAAGGAAGGCCTGGCCGATGTTAAAAACATCGTATTAATCGTTTCTGGTAAAGGAGGCGTCGGCAAAAGCACGATTGCGAAAAATATGGCCTTGGCCTTGGCAAAGATGGGCTGTCGCGTCGGACTGCTGGATGCAGACGTCTATGGGCCTTCTGTTCCCACGCTTTTTGATATTCCAAGCGATACAAGCATCTTGGGAGTGCCAGGCCCGGAAGGCGAAGGAAACTACATGCTTCCGATTGAGAAAGAGGGAATCAAGCTCATGAGCATCGGGTTTTTAGTCGATACGGAGTCGGCTATGATTTGGCGCGGACCGATGATCGCTTCCGCTTCGATGCAGATGTTCAACAACGTAGCTTGGGGTGATCTGGATTATTTAGTCGTCGATATGCCTCCTGGCACCGGAGATATCCACTTGACGGTTTCTCAACGAGTTCGCACGGCGGGGGCTGTCATTGTTTCCACTCCACACCCTCTTTCCAAGGCGGATGTGGTGCGCGCCAAAGCCATGCTGGATAAAATGAATATTCCCGCCTTCGGATTGATTGAAAACATGAGCTATTACCTGTGTGAGCACTGTTCTCAAAAGCATCCGATGTTTCGAGGAGAGCAAGAATCCGATCTCTGGTCTCAGCTTCATGTTCGCAATTTGGGTCAGTTCCCCCTGGATCCAAACTTAACTCACGAAAATTCGATCTATCAAGACCTTGCGCACGAAGTAGCGACTTGCATGGCCCAAGCAGCGATGAATAAACCCGTTCCGGCGAAGAAAAAAGGTCACTTGACCGTTCTCATGAACTAA
- a CDS encoding nucleotide sugar dehydrogenase has product MKTVVSVIGLGYVGLPLALEFAKHFETVGFDLSIDRIEELRTCFDRTEQTSVEELQETTLKISSDPEVLVRANFHVITVPTPIDSSRNPDLTCLISASQLIGTYLKKGDTVVYESTVYPGLTEEDCLPILERASGLQAGQDFQLGYSPERVNPGDPVHALTHITKVVSGIDSASLNRIAEVYSKAIKAGVYRAPTIKTAEAAKVIENTQRDLNVALMNELAVIFHKMDIDTGEVLKAAQTKWNFLPFKPGLVGGHCISVDPYYLTHKAQALGYHPEVILAGRRINDQMGAYVAQQTILQMIHQGISIKNAQVGILGITFKENCPDIRNTKVVDMINELHRFGIKTFVHDPMAYREEVLLEYSLELIDWDQMPRVGAFVLAVAHDQYKNLETNAYLKKLEPNGLVIDVKGILAPTQAFPVWRL; this is encoded by the coding sequence ATGAAGACGGTCGTTTCAGTGATTGGTTTGGGATACGTTGGATTACCGCTCGCATTGGAGTTTGCCAAACACTTTGAAACCGTGGGTTTTGACTTGAGCATCGATCGAATAGAAGAACTGCGAACTTGCTTTGATCGGACAGAGCAGACTAGTGTCGAAGAACTTCAAGAAACAACGCTCAAGATAAGCTCTGATCCGGAAGTTTTAGTCCGAGCCAATTTCCATGTTATTACGGTTCCCACTCCCATCGACAGCAGCCGAAACCCAGACTTGACTTGTTTGATCAGCGCCAGTCAATTAATAGGGACATATCTTAAAAAAGGAGACACGGTCGTATACGAGTCCACCGTATACCCCGGATTAACAGAAGAAGACTGTCTTCCGATCCTGGAACGAGCCTCAGGCCTTCAAGCGGGTCAGGACTTTCAGCTTGGTTATTCACCCGAACGTGTGAATCCTGGTGATCCGGTTCATGCGCTAACCCATATTACGAAAGTGGTTTCGGGTATTGATTCCGCCAGTTTGAACCGCATTGCTGAAGTCTACAGCAAGGCCATTAAGGCCGGTGTCTATCGAGCACCAACGATTAAAACGGCCGAAGCGGCGAAAGTCATTGAAAACACTCAGCGCGATCTCAACGTAGCGCTGATGAACGAGCTGGCTGTTATCTTTCACAAAATGGATATCGATACTGGAGAAGTGCTTAAGGCCGCTCAAACAAAGTGGAACTTTTTGCCTTTTAAACCGGGTCTTGTCGGCGGCCATTGCATCAGCGTGGATCCTTACTACTTAACGCACAAAGCCCAGGCGTTGGGATACCACCCGGAAGTTATCTTGGCAGGGCGGCGCATCAACGATCAGATGGGAGCCTATGTGGCTCAGCAGACGATTCTACAGATGATCCATCAAGGCATCTCGATCAAAAACGCCCAAGTCGGGATTTTGGGAATTACCTTTAAAGAAAACTGTCCAGATATTCGAAATACCAAAGTGGTCGACATGATCAACGAACTGCATCGATTTGGAATTAAGACCTTTGTTCATGATCCGATGGCGTATCGCGAAGAAGTTTTACTTGAGTACAGCCTTGAACTGATTGATTGGGATCAGATGCCGCGTGTGGGGGCTTTTGTTTTGGCCGTTGCACACGATCAATACAAAAATTTAGAGACCAATGCCTATCTCAAAAAACTCGAACCCAACGGCCTGGTAATAGACGTCAAAGGTATTCTGGCTCCCACTCAAGCATTTCCCGTTTGGAGGCTATAA
- a CDS encoding NAD-dependent epimerase/dehydratase family protein — protein sequence MILITGAAGFVGASLSRRFLREGQCVLGLDNLNDYYDPALKKARLDWLKHPNFRFIKLDLANRDAMEKLFCNHSFDQVIHLAAQAGVRHSVTHPHVYIDSNVTGFLHILEGCRNATIPLIYASTSSVYGKSTRLPFSEDDPCEHPITLYGATKRANELMAYSYTHLYTFPTTGLRFFTVYGPWGRPDMALFKFTANILKGEPIEVYNHGDMLRNFTYVDDIVEGIFRLSQKKARGAEIYNLGNPLSTPLMDYVQEIEVQTGKKAILNFMPMQPGDIAQNPADTRKLQLAIGFTPQVRIQEGIQHFVAWYRDYYGLRTCSAKKSATRSKSKGQG from the coding sequence ATGATTTTGATAACCGGTGCCGCTGGCTTTGTTGGAGCCAGTTTATCTCGACGCTTTCTTAGAGAAGGGCAATGCGTCTTAGGTCTGGATAATTTGAATGACTACTACGACCCAGCACTTAAAAAGGCTCGATTGGATTGGCTCAAACATCCTAATTTTCGTTTTATCAAACTGGACTTAGCGAATCGAGATGCGATGGAAAAACTCTTTTGCAACCATTCGTTCGATCAAGTCATCCATCTAGCCGCTCAAGCCGGAGTTCGTCATTCTGTCACGCATCCGCACGTCTACATCGACTCGAATGTGACGGGCTTCCTGCATATCCTAGAAGGTTGCCGAAACGCCACAATCCCTCTGATCTACGCTTCAACCAGTTCGGTCTATGGAAAAAGCACACGACTCCCATTTTCCGAAGATGACCCTTGTGAACACCCCATCACTCTATACGGAGCAACGAAACGAGCCAACGAACTCATGGCTTATTCTTACACGCACTTGTACACGTTTCCGACCACTGGGCTTCGATTTTTTACCGTGTATGGGCCTTGGGGTAGGCCTGATATGGCACTGTTTAAGTTCACGGCGAACATCTTAAAAGGCGAGCCGATCGAGGTATACAACCATGGCGATATGCTGCGAAATTTTACCTACGTAGATGATATCGTCGAAGGCATTTTTCGACTCAGCCAAAAAAAAGCAAGAGGAGCTGAAATTTATAACCTAGGGAATCCGCTTAGCACTCCTCTCATGGATTACGTCCAAGAGATTGAGGTCCAGACAGGCAAAAAAGCCATTCTCAATTTCATGCCCATGCAACCGGGAGACATTGCGCAAAACCCTGCGGATACCCGAAAACTCCAATTAGCCATTGGTTTCACCCCTCAGGTCCGTATCCAAGAAGGCATTCAACACTTCGTTGCTTGGTACCGAGATTATTATGGCTTAAGAACGTGTTCAGCTAAAAAATCGGCTACTCGGTCCAAATCAAAAGGCCAAGGATAG
- a CDS encoding CbiX/SirB N-terminal domain-containing protein — MNKKAVILIGHGGVPSDYPSDKISRLRMLEAQRNRNGASISQEERSLDQEIRAWPRTPENDPFCFGVQAIAEKLAQKLEDRTLRIAYNEFCGPSIEEAVRMLVSEGYRDIQLLTTMFTPGGVHSAFEIPEIVKNLQEQYPDVQICYPWPFDLDRVADFLAEHVLKP; from the coding sequence ATGAATAAAAAAGCCGTCATTTTGATTGGACATGGTGGTGTTCCAAGCGACTATCCTTCTGATAAAATCAGTCGTTTGCGTATGTTGGAGGCTCAACGTAATCGAAACGGTGCTTCGATAAGCCAAGAAGAACGTTCGCTCGATCAAGAAATCCGAGCTTGGCCTCGAACGCCTGAGAACGATCCTTTTTGTTTTGGGGTACAAGCCATCGCTGAAAAACTTGCTCAGAAGCTGGAAGATCGAACCTTACGAATTGCTTACAATGAGTTTTGTGGACCCAGCATCGAAGAAGCCGTTCGGATGCTCGTTTCCGAAGGTTATCGAGATATTCAGCTCCTTACGACCATGTTTACTCCCGGAGGTGTGCATTCAGCGTTTGAGATCCCGGAGATTGTCAAAAATTTGCAGGAGCAATACCCCGATGTTCAAATTTGCTATCCTTGGCCTTTTGATTTGGACCGAGTAGCCGATTTTTTAGCTGAACACGTTCTTAAGCCATAA
- a CDS encoding MFS transporter translates to MIYWDQRIGIIFLLGIASGLPLLLTGGTLGIWLAESGANNTAIGLFALVGIPYTFKFLWSPLVDQLSIPWLTQALGRRRSWMLLSQVLLLLSLLGFSLTNPAENLRFIALLALLVAFLSATQDIAIDAYRVDILDERLYGAGAATAVLGYRIGMMISGAGALYLASFFAWGTVYGLMAAVLLCGILATLLGSEPAPQPPLTPSSSSHWFTQAVWEPLLDFAQRPRWISILVFVILYKLGDAFVSNMTSPFYVAVGFSKIEIAHITKIFGLAATLGGGFLGGWLMSRTGIYQALFVCGILQLLSNLAFVWQAQAGHETTVLMLVIAIENITSGMGTAALVAYLSKLCHASYTATQYALLSSLTAVGRTFLASPCGWIADQLSWTAYFSISTLIALPGLLLLVYLMRSDRPVA, encoded by the coding sequence TTGATTTACTGGGATCAAAGAATTGGAATCATTTTTCTTCTGGGTATTGCCAGCGGACTTCCTCTTTTATTAACCGGTGGCACACTGGGAATTTGGTTAGCCGAATCGGGAGCCAATAACACAGCCATTGGCCTTTTTGCTTTAGTCGGGATACCTTACACCTTTAAATTTTTGTGGTCTCCCCTCGTTGACCAACTTTCGATCCCTTGGCTCACTCAAGCGCTGGGCCGCAGACGTTCTTGGATGCTGCTTTCACAGGTGTTGCTGTTGCTGAGCTTACTCGGATTTTCTTTGACAAACCCAGCTGAAAATCTTCGATTTATTGCGCTTCTAGCTTTGTTGGTTGCTTTTTTATCGGCCACGCAAGATATCGCGATCGATGCTTATCGGGTCGATATTTTGGACGAAAGACTTTACGGGGCAGGAGCTGCTACCGCTGTTTTAGGGTATCGGATCGGCATGATGATATCGGGTGCCGGGGCTCTTTATTTAGCTTCTTTTTTTGCCTGGGGAACGGTGTATGGGTTGATGGCTGCTGTCTTGCTCTGCGGGATACTGGCAACCTTGTTGGGTTCAGAACCTGCTCCGCAGCCTCCATTGACCCCTTCCTCTTCGTCTCATTGGTTCACCCAAGCAGTTTGGGAGCCTTTGCTTGACTTTGCTCAGAGACCACGGTGGATTTCGATTCTTGTTTTTGTCATTTTGTACAAACTCGGAGATGCTTTTGTTTCGAACATGACGAGTCCGTTTTATGTCGCAGTTGGATTTAGTAAAATCGAAATCGCGCATATTACCAAAATATTTGGCCTTGCTGCCACGCTTGGAGGAGGTTTTCTGGGAGGGTGGTTGATGAGCCGAACTGGAATCTATCAAGCGCTTTTCGTATGCGGAATTCTGCAACTTCTATCGAATCTGGCCTTTGTTTGGCAAGCACAGGCTGGACATGAAACGACGGTTTTAATGCTGGTGATTGCCATTGAAAATATCACGAGCGGAATGGGTACGGCTGCGCTCGTGGCCTATTTATCGAAACTTTGCCATGCATCCTACACAGCCACCCAATACGCTCTCTTATCTTCTTTGACGGCAGTCGGCAGAACATTTTTGGCTTCTCCCTGCGGATGGATTGCTGACCAACTATCTTGGACGGCTTATTTTTCAATATCGACTTTGATTGCCTTGCCCGGGCTGTTACTCTTGGTGTATCTCATGCGATCTGATAGGCCAGTGGCATGA
- a CDS encoding RluA family pseudouridine synthase yields MNLLDGVQKHFRLASRSKAREYIQNGFVRVDGTVHNRPHFILLPGAKLELLSHRERSQAQSPYPILFEDDAILVTCKPAGMTSEKFVQQIRKHTSVILTHRLDSKVSGVMIFAKSSSIEAILETNWSRFEKIYHALVEGHPKQASGTVEGLLAENKALKSYITTDAALGKRAVTHYRTLEQSKYWTRCEIRIETGRKNQIRVHLASLGNPILGDTKYGADSRFHGRIALHAARFSCYHPRTQQWMTFEEKTPF; encoded by the coding sequence ATGAACCTTCTTGATGGCGTTCAAAAACACTTTCGACTCGCTTCGCGCAGCAAAGCTCGTGAGTACATTCAAAACGGATTTGTTCGAGTCGATGGCACCGTTCACAACAGACCTCACTTCATCCTGCTTCCAGGTGCCAAGCTTGAGTTGCTTTCTCATCGTGAACGCAGTCAAGCCCAGTCTCCCTACCCCATTCTCTTTGAAGATGACGCGATTCTCGTCACGTGCAAGCCCGCTGGAATGACATCTGAAAAATTTGTTCAACAGATTCGCAAGCATACGTCGGTTATTCTCACTCACCGTTTGGATAGCAAAGTTTCAGGAGTCATGATTTTTGCGAAATCTTCCTCAATAGAAGCCATTCTGGAAACCAATTGGAGTCGGTTCGAAAAAATTTATCACGCTTTAGTCGAAGGACATCCCAAGCAAGCTTCCGGAACGGTCGAAGGCCTACTCGCCGAAAACAAAGCCCTAAAAAGCTATATCACAACCGATGCAGCTCTGGGGAAGCGTGCGGTGACCCACTATCGAACTTTGGAACAATCCAAATACTGGACTCGATGTGAAATCCGAATTGAGACGGGGCGCAAGAATCAGATTCGTGTTCACCTCGCCTCTCTTGGGAATCCGATTTTAGGTGATACCAAGTACGGAGCGGACAGCCGGTTCCATGGCCGCATCGCTTTACATGCGGCTCGATTTTCGTGTTACCATCCCCGAACACAACAATGGATGACTTTTGAGGAGAAAACACCTTTTTGA
- a CDS encoding CTP synthase: protein MTQSTQYIFVTGGVVSSLGKGIASASIGTLLENRGLDVSMLKLDPYLNVDPGTMNPFQHGEVFVTDDGAETDLDLGHYERYIHARLGRLNTKTSGQIYLEVLEKERNGEYLGATVQVIPHITDAIKDTIRAAGKGHQILVCEVGGTVGDIESLPFIEAIRQMRQEEGSLNTIFVHVSYLPLIRAAGEIKTKPTQHSVKELLSLGVQPDLLLLRAEEPVTAEIKSKISQFCNLPVESIASCPDLQTVYEVPLVFSQEGVDQRILEAFNISAPSVDLSGWERVVQGFKSPTGVVQIGVVGKYVNPTESYKSVNEALIHAGIACGVKVNCRYIDSEEIEHQGSEPFQGLDGILVPGGFGERGTQGKIDAVQYAREHRIPFLGICLGLQIAVIEFARHQANLPKATSQEFDPQSDCQVIHFMPDQAGLTRKGGTMRLGTYPCSLQLGSLAHQIYGSQEIFERHRHRFEVNNAFRSQLENAGLQLSGLSPDGLLVEVVELSNHPFFIACQFHPEFLSKPLSPHPLFKAFVEASMIHEPS from the coding sequence ATGACGCAATCAACGCAATACATCTTCGTGACAGGCGGCGTGGTTAGCTCGCTTGGAAAAGGCATTGCCTCCGCCTCGATTGGAACTTTGCTGGAAAATCGAGGCCTTGATGTGAGTATGTTAAAGCTCGATCCATATTTGAACGTGGATCCAGGAACCATGAACCCATTCCAACATGGAGAGGTTTTTGTCACGGACGATGGAGCAGAAACCGATCTCGACTTGGGACACTATGAGCGCTACATCCATGCACGCCTCGGCCGATTAAACACCAAGACATCGGGTCAAATTTATTTAGAAGTTTTAGAAAAAGAGAGAAATGGCGAATACTTAGGAGCAACTGTTCAAGTAATTCCTCATATTACAGACGCGATCAAAGACACCATCCGGGCTGCCGGAAAAGGTCATCAGATCCTGGTTTGTGAAGTCGGTGGAACAGTCGGTGACATTGAATCTTTGCCCTTCATTGAAGCCATTCGGCAGATGCGGCAAGAGGAAGGTTCTCTCAATACGATTTTTGTGCATGTTTCTTATCTTCCGCTGATTCGAGCTGCAGGAGAGATTAAGACCAAGCCCACTCAGCACTCCGTCAAAGAATTGCTAAGTCTAGGTGTTCAACCGGACCTGCTTTTGTTGCGGGCAGAAGAACCCGTGACGGCTGAGATCAAATCAAAAATTTCTCAGTTTTGTAATCTACCGGTAGAGTCCATTGCCAGTTGTCCCGATTTGCAAACAGTTTACGAAGTTCCGCTGGTCTTTTCTCAAGAAGGTGTGGATCAGCGCATTTTAGAAGCTTTCAATATTTCGGCACCCTCGGTAGATTTATCTGGCTGGGAACGCGTGGTTCAAGGCTTTAAATCGCCAACCGGGGTGGTTCAAATTGGGGTTGTAGGCAAGTATGTCAACCCAACCGAAAGCTATAAAAGCGTTAACGAAGCCTTAATTCATGCTGGTATTGCTTGTGGAGTGAAAGTAAACTGCCGCTATATCGATTCAGAAGAAATCGAGCATCAAGGCTCAGAACCGTTTCAAGGCCTCGATGGGATTCTCGTGCCCGGTGGCTTTGGAGAACGAGGAACACAAGGTAAAATCGATGCGGTCCAATACGCCCGAGAGCACCGCATTCCATTTTTGGGCATTTGCTTGGGCCTTCAAATCGCAGTGATCGAATTTGCGCGTCATCAAGCCAATTTGCCTAAAGCAACTTCTCAAGAATTTGATCCTCAATCAGACTGCCAAGTGATTCATTTTATGCCAGATCAAGCAGGCCTTACGCGAAAAGGCGGAACCATGCGGCTCGGGACTTACCCTTGCTCTCTGCAACTGGGCTCACTGGCACACCAAATCTACGGCAGCCAAGAGATATTTGAGCGCCATCGTCATCGCTTCGAAGTCAATAACGCGTTTCGGAGTCAATTGGAAAACGCTGGACTTCAATTAAGTGGTTTGTCTCCCGATGGTCTATTGGTAGAAGTCGTGGAGCTTTCCAACCATCCATTCTTTATTGCTTGCCAGTTCCATCCTGAATTTTTATCGAAGCCTTTGAGCCCTCACCCACTGTTTAAAGCTTTTGTTGAAGCGAGTATGATACATGAACCTTCTTGA
- a CDS encoding 16S rRNA (uracil(1498)-N(3))-methyltransferase yields the protein MKLFHFMHRAYIQPNKLRLANPASRLELPEEVCHRLQRVLRLKDGEEVELFDGAGLCIRGTLQAQVLFVGQVEHHPQPLRKLTLVQALIALDKLEEVIQRATELAVDEIILVRLERSQIHFESKLRSKLERLQRIAQDASRQSGRAFVPEVLSIPNLIQVLSHKADLNLVADPSSLTTIQSVLGKKLLESERVRIFVGPEGGFSKAEIQLFEEQAFERVKIAPFILRTETAGIAMLAQIAAALLK from the coding sequence ATGAAACTCTTTCATTTCATGCATCGCGCCTACATCCAACCGAACAAGCTTCGTCTTGCCAATCCAGCATCCCGTCTCGAACTTCCAGAGGAAGTTTGTCACCGATTGCAACGAGTTCTTCGCTTAAAAGATGGCGAAGAAGTCGAGCTTTTTGATGGAGCCGGTCTTTGTATTCGAGGAACTCTGCAAGCTCAGGTTTTGTTTGTAGGGCAGGTAGAGCATCACCCGCAGCCTTTGCGGAAGCTCACTCTCGTTCAAGCCTTGATCGCCTTGGATAAGCTTGAGGAAGTGATCCAACGCGCTACGGAACTAGCCGTGGATGAGATCATTTTGGTTCGCTTAGAACGAAGCCAAATTCATTTTGAGTCAAAGCTTCGATCGAAACTGGAACGCCTTCAACGAATTGCTCAAGATGCCAGCCGTCAATCCGGCAGGGCCTTTGTTCCGGAGGTTCTTAGCATTCCCAATTTGATTCAAGTATTATCCCATAAAGCCGACCTCAATCTTGTCGCAGATCCCAGCTCACTAACCACGATTCAAAGCGTTCTAGGAAAAAAACTCCTTGAATCGGAACGAGTACGGATTTTTGTTGGACCAGAAGGAGGCTTCTCCAAGGCAGAAATTCAGCTTTTTGAAGAACAAGCTTTTGAGCGAGTCAAAATTGCTCCCTTTATTCTGAGAACAGAAACAGCTGGTATCGCCATGTTGGCACAAATTGCAGCCGCTTTGCTGAAATAG